The Corythoichthys intestinalis isolate RoL2023-P3 chromosome 2, ASM3026506v1, whole genome shotgun sequence DNA segment CAGGAAGAATAACTGGCATGTTGCAACAGGTCATAGTAGCTGTGAATCTTTTACCTGCATCAGATTCAAACATCATGTTCTTACTCATTAATGATGACAGCTCAATTGAACATAAAGTTCAAGAAGGTAAACTAAAATAGAATACCTAATCATACATCTTCGGCAAACAAATTCGACAAATTGAGCTTTCCAATTTTGGAGGAAATTTGCAGAAAATGACAACTGTTGGACCCTTGGATGCATTCTGACATAGTTTTTGTGTTACttataaaagaaaataaagacCAAGCACAATATGACCAACAGTCATCAGATGTGATGAACATCACCAGTTTATTATCAATGTGCTTGTGCACGTAGCAATGGATTTTATCTACATATTTCTACATATACAGACAGGTTAGAGAACATGTTATCAAGAGTAGACAGATGGAGGCGATAAAAATGTTTGTGTGCGCGGGTGGGTGTTGGTAAACAGTGAGACCAAAAActcaaatgtgtgtgtgaagaAATGAGCTCTTGAGATTTTCAACCTGTAatcgtaaaaaataaatacgtcAACTGTTATGTGTGAAGAAACAACTCGCACACACTGACAGCACATTGGCCCACAGGAAGGCATGCTTTAATGTTGGAATAAAACTACAGATTCCAACTAAAGGAGggaaaaagaacacaaaatgTTCTTCTGTCAATGTGATTCGGGTGTTCGAACAGTGGAAGGATTTTGGAGTCAAGAGGAAGTCACTTTCAAGGTACAAGGTGGTTGATTTCATGCAAACATATTGTACATTCTCTCTTCGCTTTACAAAgttcattacttttttttttttttttttgcagaaatgccACTGAGGGGATCTTCACAGGATTACCTACCATTCTGCAATTCAGGACATGAAGTGGCTGCACTGTGGCACAACAACGAAAGGTGGAATGTCATGTAAAAGCACTGTAATCAACCTCAAAGGCTTTATTTTCTTGTGCTACGCAACTGTGGGAAGATGTTTTGGATGTGTGTATTGCTAATTTCACTGACTCAATTCACAGCCAATGAAAGTGGCTCTTCTCATTCCCTTTAAATGAGGTGCAATACAATTGCAATGACTGGGAATGAGTGCATgtgaatttgtttttaaatatgacAATGATGAATTGTTTTCTAAAACTAGTTAGAAGATTTAATGAACACTGACTGCATATTTATGAATGACGTACGCTACACATACAGCCTCTGTATCCGAATGTATGTCCATCTTGACCTAAATTAAATTCATCGGGCTTATTCAATCGTGTTAGACCGGCGGTCTACCTTGCGCAAAAAAATAGGCAGGCTCTCTTTTCCAAAATGTCAATCTGCCAGACCCTCATTATCCTAGTATACCCAGCTTGGCACAAAAAAAGCAAATTTGTGAACCAGTTTGTGACCCACCCATGTTGTATACACACAGATGCGCCATTTACGAAAATAAGAGCCCCAATTCTCAAACCACCAGACCCCTCAGACAGTATTCCCAGCTTGGCACAAAACAGTAAACTAAATTCCCAACAGGTTTGTTACCTACCCAAGTTGCGCCAGCTTTTACACTTGAGTGCAGCTGGGCCATCTatgaaaaaacagccccaagtcTCAAGCCGTTAGACCCTCTTTATGCTAGTATGCCCACTCTGGTACAAAACAGTCAACTGAATGCTGTTTGCGACCCACCCAAGTTGCGCCAGCTTTTACAATTAACCTTAGATGAGTAGTCTATAGAGCACTAAGTCATAAACCGAACAGAACAATGACATACTCTTGGTGACATTTTTTGGGGCGGCGTACTATGAGATGAAATTTCATATAAAATATGTGCCTTGGTTCATTAAATTTTGGCAAACACTGCTGTGGAACATGGTTGAGGTGAAAATGATTGGGCCCTGATGGGTTTGTGACTGAGTGGTACTAAATCCAAGCTTCGTTAAAATGTCTGTTTCCAGCCCGAGTGTTTGGGAGCATTGTGGCAAGGTGCCACTGTCCGTTATGGCTTTCTAATACCGCAGTTGGCTGAAATGTAACCCTGTGTTAGCACCCAAACACTGGCGGAACACCCCTCCGTAGTCACAGGGGAAGCAAGGCACCCGTTACAGCAAAATCCACTTGAAGACATTACGGTCCAGCACCAAAGAGGGCAAAGGCCCATTTGAAATTTGCCTAATGGTATCCAGATGGCACGAAGGGCCTGCAGAGTGAGGCTCATGTGTTGCTGTCATGACGATGCCTGAGGTGGGTTTGCAATCGGATCCCTGATCTGATCTGAGGCGCTAAAACAGATGTCGACCCATCTTATAGTAGCTGCTGTATGAGTAAATCATGCAGTGAGAGGTCAGAAGTGAAAGTGTTTCCCCATCCACTATGCATGGATACAACTAGGTGTGCACGCAAAAGACACACAGGTGCATGGACGGTTAGTGTGTGTCCTGACTGAGTCAAGGCAATGTTTTAATTTCGTAGGGAAGGTCCTGCTGCCCCAGTGAGGGGTGCCGTTGAGTCGTAGCCCAGATCCACCGCGGCGTGTGGTCCTCCAAGCAGCTGGCTTGGAAAAGGCTGAGCCTGCACCTGCCTGTCTCGGAAATTCTGGATGTAGCTCTGGGAAATGTCGGGGGAAAGTTTTAAAATCCAATAGCCATCTAGAACAAATTGAGATAGAATTTAGAGTTTCTACTCACTGGTGAGAGGACATCAGTGTCATAGCGACGAATTGGATTGGGCTTGCGGCGATAGGCGGGTTCCTGGAGTTGCTTGGCTTGGTTTTGGTTGGACGAGGACCCAAGgtgcttcttcttcttcttcttgtgcCGGTAGCGGTCGTCCCGCTGGCGAATACGCATGACCTGCATCCTTCTCTGCTGACGACTGATGATGACTAAAGGGGGTTTGGTTAGGTGGTTCGAACGAAAAAGAGAAGAAGCTAGAATTAGAAGCTGTATCGGTGACCTAATTAAGAGCTTACTTGATAGGTGTTTTGCAACCTTTATCTAGCCAAGAGACCAATAGGGGAAGAATCTCACAGGACACCATGCACTGAACAAAAATATCTACAACCACCCCTGGCAATAATTATGCAGTCACCAGTCCCGATGGATGTTCACTCATATGTATTACTGTCAGTGTCTTCACCGATtaattgaaaaagtaatttaattactaatTACGCCTAAAGAAAGCAATCtgcttactttactgattacttcattatcaaagtatataagttactttaaaagtaatttatcagtttttaacaatttctctccctttgctgcctcaacataagaatggcaacagaaaaatgtcatcgcatgtaattgactttccgagaaTTTAAAGGAgatatcagaatttttcacataaggcttaatgttTGAgtgagcgggggtttaattagtcgatggagttgatttcaaccaccctaagctcgcgctagcttagccactccagagccctgaaactaacaaataactgacaaactgcacagaatttattAAAATCGACTCCAACAACTAATTCAAAAAGTCTgagctttaaaataaagaccactgAAGCCATTAAATTGTTGTCTATAaatgttgtaaagcaataaaacaaacaacaaaaatgaatgagatACACAAAAaccctacaaagtatttcataatgggtcaaaattatttttcaaacagatcttgtgacaagcaccttagagacggtcctttgctttgcttagccaaaactacagctgaggcaagatggatatttagaatttctttaaacctaagctttcaaaagcttcaacaacaactgagcttgaaccaaggattgaacacgaacagtgtcaaccaaaagtttggacacacctcattcaatgcaatacaAATGATGGTCCCAACCACATTGAAAAGGCAACAAATTCCACTTAATAACCCTGATAAGGCATACCCATGAAGTGAAAGCCTTATCAGGTGTCTGTATCTTGAAGCTCATTGAGAGTGTCAAAAGTGTGCAAAAAACTAATAAGAGGAAAGGGTAGATACTTTGAAGAAAgcagaatataaaacctgttttcacttATTTCACTTTTTCTTCCAAGTATATAATTCCACATGTTCACTCATAGTTTTGATATCTTCAATGAGAACTTACAATGTTAAATAGTAGTGAAAACATATTAAATGGTagtgaaaacataaaaaaacgcacaaatgtttgtgtgtccaaacttttaacTTTTGTTTCGaggtcaacatgttttgccccccataaaagtcaaactcctctgcttacaaactgtaactataacatgtacgtaaaggctggttacaaactgtagaagtgctctcGTTACCTGTAGGCTTTTCTTCGAGTTTTGATGCGTTGTGCTGCAATTCCAAATGGTTCCTTGGATTGAATGTGGAATTTTTAGCAGTCGACTGTGTTTTCAAGCCAGCACtaagtttgcaacgcactgagatatttttttcatctttattggacaaaactgtgaagtaatggctgtattttcaGTGAGTAAATGCAGCCGTTTATGGTATCTTGGTATGTATGGTATGATTGATATTTATTGGGTGTATGTTATATGCCTCTTTCATTGTTTGCGTCCTGACGAGGTAGCTAGGGTATTGTTTTGGCTGCAGACTCTTTGCGCTCACACGGTATGACCCATTTTTTTTGGTcctccgatgagaaaacgtgacgtgtgatgtcactcccaaactcaggaGCAACATttgtattcaaaatgctctttttACATGACTATAGTATTCttaattctacatacattatcagGCAATAACAAAtaacgctacttcgcggtttttcacttagcgCAGTGGGATCTGatccctattaaccgcgaaaaacgagggatcactgtagtttgcttttttttctacacaaacAAATGATGAACATCCATTGGGGCTACTGGTTACGTAATTATTGACAGAGTACTTTGGTGACGTCACATCTCCTCACCCTTGGTGTGCGAGTATCCCTCTGCAGTCACCTTCCACTGGACCACAACACCCAACAGGGTGAGCGCAGGCCACACCCCCAGCACCACCCACGTCAGCCAGCAAACGGGCTTCCCGGGGACGGCTTTCATCCGTTCGTACATGTAGAGGACGAGCGCAAAGAGCTCCACGAAGTAGTCCAGTGCTACTGTGATGACGGCGGCGCCGAAGACGGCGGTGGATAGCGTGGTGAAGATGCGCTGCCACTGGAGAGTGAGAACAGCAAAGAGCATGCCCAGGCCAAGCAGCACGCCCAGAGGCACCCAGACAGAGCGTGGCGGGCTGTGGGAAAGCTCCTCCATTCCCACcaaggtggccacggccaccagcAGGCCGAGCAGAAGACCCACCATGAAGAGGCCCACGCTGCGAACCAGCATGGTGACCAGACCGCACAGCGTGCCGATGCCCAGGCCGATGCCCACCGAGGCCTCCACACTCAGCTGGGTGTCCAGCACGCGCTCCTTGTAGCACAGCATGAAGATGACAACCGAACCGAACATCAGGCCTGTCAGGAACATCACCGCCTTAAAGCAGCGGTAGCCTGGACAAGGGTCAACCACAAGTGGGTTATACAAAACTGTCCCAATCCATCTTGAATACAGTAATGTTAGCCTCATTGTCATTGGATTTGTATGCTAAGTTCAAGTGACACACAAAAACAGGCTCGAAAGTTATTTTCCAATATTTTAAACGGTTTCCTGTACAGTATAAGATCAAAATGGGAGTGTTTCTTGGTTGAAATGTAGAACTTGTAGTTTATTTGTTTGTGGAAGTGGAATCTTTCCGCAAACAGTAGGTTTTGAAATTGGTCTCGATGTGTTGTCACACAATGCCTTATAATGCTTGTACCTTCATTCTTCAGTTCCTTactttgttactttttttccccacgacCTCCACCACTCGCCTCTGTTCGCTCTGTAGACAGCCAGCCGGCCGAGAGGCATTTTGCTTGGCTTGCTCACCAGTAAAAGTCAACCTCATCGCTTGGTTCGTGATCGAAAGCTTGCCTGATGACTGAAATATGTCTTTCTGCGGCGATGGAACCCCACTAAGAGCGGAGGTGTCATGTGAGTAAGTGAACATTTCATCTTTGTATAAATGGTAAATAGCACCGCTTGGTGTCATTGAAGAACAATTGTACACCTTGTCTCTACGAGGCATCATTGTTACCAAATGTACTGCCAAAACCCATGAGCTTTGGACTCGgacatctacagtggtatgaaaaagcatctgaaccttttggaatttctcacatttctgcataaaatcaccatcaaatgtgatctgatctgtgtcaaaatcccacagatgtataaacaatgtctgctttaactataaCCAccgaaatatttataggttttcatatttcaatgaggatagcatgcaaacaattacagaagggggaaaaataagtaaactctctgcctaaggagacttaaagagctatTGAAAccaattcttaccaaacaatgtaaagtgcctacgacaggataaaaagagtcttaaatagcattattatgtgaattagaatcatatttcgagacgattcgactatatataacaatttggcaaagcgcagatggcgagaaattagtcttttaatctgccatttagccacgcctaccattatagggctctagcgtccccaacaggaggatgacgtcggcagggtgatGGTTTCATCTAAATTTGGAATTCAGCCCATTAAGGTGGAATTATTCAGAGAGAGGAaaatgcgatgaagagagctgcaaaatgtcatttttacagTCACTCtaccccaatatttttacaggatattctttttatccaagtatttttccccaattgctgaataaatggtatggtcatgaagaATAATAGTCTTGAGCTAAATggcatatgaaataataaaaatgcatttattcagtacgacatggcaaaattactcaataatggtcaaaactttcACTTCTTGCACttcccaaactatattttatgcgaccggagttagtccagcttttgtcatatccctgccccggctttggagagcgtaaacagaccaggaggcgtgacagctagccgacacgctaaTCCGAACAGAGTAATGTTTTAAAGACTTTTTCTCGGCTTTCTAAGCGAAAAGTCACACGAAGCTACCCAGGATCgtatcacacggcggcggggttgtcgattgtcttcaccgatcggcaacccgtttggcggcaagcaagttacagctcgtcggacTCGTTCCCctcctgcgggcaggagagccggggaagcagctggacaaaccGGGAGATGTCAGAGGAGCACGTAGCTGCCATAttatcaacacgaatatggcgtaaaataatgctataCTACatagcgaagacgtaaacagtgagagagcggcgttcagttgttgtgcagctaacatgccaggatgtatctgaggagaacttatctagatgtccgtccatgatcaaacgtaagtaaattgtcctttatttaaagaaagtttgtagtctttactttgtaatcgctgtattcgcggccatttttaacacaaagttgcaattctgATTTGACAGAAGaccgggcacacaaagaggacaataagcagagtatagcgctctcccggcgggcacgCAACGGACCGAGGAGTGTgtacggccgagtggcattctcggtggacgcaAGCCACCTTcgtattaaaacatgtgccatgatcccagtatttgacataatacaaaatacgatgtttactcacttccccgtaagtccaatggtcccacagttgtagggcttgttttggccaatatccgcggtatatgggaaccttttgaaacccaaaaaggctcacacgcctctccctgtcgcagcaacaattttctgccgcacattgggctggcgtgatgtgaaaaataaacaaatttatccgcaaaatcagcggagtccgcagtccatctgcatgctataaagcaatgctgtattgtgagatgctgacccgggtgacgtcatatTGCATTTGTCCCAAACCcgtgactggagccggaagttactcattttcatggcacgggattcaaaaattaaatatataaaacgatcacttccacacacgttCAAGCGGTCcaattcattcaggagcataatacaccacgtgaaatatgaaataaacaagctttttggtgtcatacgcatttTAAGGTGTGTGcgaaatcactgatgagtggtttaaagctgccctgcccactataaaacacacacctggtaagaattgtcctgatgagaagcattgtcagaTGTGcaccatggctcggtcaaaagagctgtctgaagacctgcgatcaaggattgttgatttgtataaagctgggaagggatacaaaaccatctctaaaagtctggatgttcatcaatcgacagtcagagaggttgtctacaaatggagtgagtgtggcactgttgcttctctcccaagtagtggccgtccaccaaagacgaCGACAAGAgtccagcgcagaatactcagagaggtaaaaaagaacccttatgtgtctgctaaagacatacagaaatcactggcacagtccaatatctgtgcacacatcaactatgtgtaaaactatggccaagaatggtattcatgggaggactccacggaggaagccactgctgttttaaaaaatgttgttgctcggttaatgttcgcaaaaggcacttggacactccacagaagttttggcaaaatattttgtggactgatgaaaccatatttgaattgtttgggagtaatacacaacatcaagtgtggaggaaaaaaacaacagctcaccaacatcaacaccttatctccaccgtggagggagcatcatgatttggggctgttttgctgcctcgcggcctagacaacttgcaatcattaatggaagaatgatttcaaaagtttatcttgatgttttgcaggaaaacctgaggctgtctgtcagacagttgaagctaaaaaaaggatggatgctgcaacaagacaatgatccaaaacacggaagtaaatcaacttcagaatggtttcaggagaacaaaatacacgttctggagtggccaagtcaaagtccagacttgaaccccattgagatgctgtggcatgacctaaagacagcgattcatgccagacatcccaggaatctgactgaactacagcagttttgtacagaagaatgggccaacatTATTcccgatcgatgtgccagactgatctgcagctacaggaagcgtctggttgaattcATTGCTGCCATGggggtacaaaatattaaaagtgatGGTTCACTTGAATATgtctcccccttctgtcattgcttgcatactatccgcattaaaaaataaaaacctataaatgtttgggtggttttagttaaaacagacactgtttctttcatctgtgtgattttgacaaagatcagatcacatttgatgttatgcagaaaatgtgagaaattccaaaaggttcagacactttttcattccactgtattCCATCGACAGCCAATGAGAGAAACGCATCATTGAATATTGAATATTAAAATTGATACCAGTTAGCTGCAAGCTATAATCGGACATTTGCAGAAACCCAAGCCAAGAGGACCAATTAAAATAGCtagaaaaatgactttctggGCACTCTCAACAGAAAGTTTCATGTGAACTTGGTAAAATGGCATCCAAggttatgaaaaataaatttctCTAAATATGACTACAAAGCAAACTCAATATTTATATAAAGttgatttaattttgatgtcattGAAATAAAGGTGGTGggaaaataaacaaatgcagtacataTTATATTTTAGTTCTTCATTTAATACTTTAAGATACAAGATGGTGGCAAAGTCCAATCTGTCATATCTGAGTGTATGCTCTCAGTTATCCTTGTTTCATTCCAGTATCTGGTTGAACTGATGAGCGGGGCTGTGCGAcgcacctgtggcgcattaggagcaCTCATTATGACACCTGTCACCATCAGCTGTTGTTGGACGATTGCTTGCATTCCGCTGTGCGCTTCATACATCATCTTCATATATGGTTGTATTTCTAGTTGGGATCGCACTGATATTGTGCcatattttcatttgttttaacTTTTCTGACCGTCTTGCCATCCCCTTGTTTCTCTCGCCGACTTGGTTCATTCTATTTTTTGTCTGTATTTTTCTCGCATTTTCTGGCGCGCTcccttggttgtactttgttataataaatatgatACACACTATTCCTCGTCTCTGGGTCCGT contains these protein-coding regions:
- the tmem198b gene encoding transmembrane protein 198-B isoform X2 gives rise to the protein MTTTLETLHTLPELELSPRLLNGCEDSAGRYKVVPSVVCSMCCLFGVIYCFFGYRCFKAVMFLTGLMFGSVVIFMLCYKERVLDTQLSVEASVGIGLGIGTLCGLVTMLVRSVGLFMWQRIFTTLSTAVFGAAVITVALDYFVELFALVLYMYERMKAVPGKPVCWLTWVVLGVWPALTLLGVVVQWKVTAEGYSHTKVIISRQQRRMQVMRIRQRDDRYRHKKKKKKHLGSSSNQNQAKQLQEPAYRRKPNPIRRYDTDVLSPSYIQNFRDRQVQAQPFPSQLLGGPHAAVDLGYDSTAPLTGAAGPSLRN
- the tmem198b gene encoding transmembrane protein 198-B isoform X1, with amino-acid sequence MTTTLETLHTLPELELSPRLLNGCEDSAGRYKVVPSVVCSMCCLFGVIYCFFGYRCFKAVMFLTGLMFGSVVIFMLCYKERVLDTQLSVEASVGIGLGIGTLCGLVTMLVRSVGLFMVGLLLGLLVAVATLVGMEELSHSPPRSVWVPLGVLLGLGMLFAVLTLQWQRIFTTLSTAVFGAAVITVALDYFVELFALVLYMYERMKAVPGKPVCWLTWVVLGVWPALTLLGVVVQWKVTAEGYSHTKVIISRQQRRMQVMRIRQRDDRYRHKKKKKKHLGSSSNQNQAKQLQEPAYRRKPNPIRRYDTDVLSPSYIQNFRDRQVQAQPFPSQLLGGPHAAVDLGYDSTAPLTGAAGPSLRN